From one Danio rerio strain Tuebingen ecotype United States chromosome 19, GRCz12tu, whole genome shotgun sequence genomic stretch:
- the ube2ql1 gene encoding ubiquitin-conjugating enzyme E2Q-like protein 1 encodes MATLLRKIGLIRLHDRDTEDPKHHHQGSLKGTKGNQKNNNTKHCNTSNETNNILSTPEIKARRFDVSGKDKPVVKQDKPIKDTKEKQQTAGSKATSGSVMLPPAANRQHCTQVRTRRLMKELQEIRRLGDSFITVELADDNLFDWNVKLHQVDKDSALWQDMKETNTEFILLNVTFPDNFPFSPPFMRVLTPRLENGYVLDGGAICMELLTPRGWSSAYTVEAVMRQFAASLVKGQGRICRKAGKSKKAFSRKEAEATFKSLVKTHEKYGWVSPPVSDG; translated from the exons ATGGCTACTCTTTTGCGCAAAATCGGACTCATTCGGCTGCACGACCGAGACACGGAGGACCCGAAGCATCACCACCAGGGCTCTTTGAAAGGGACTAAAGGCAaccagaaaaacaacaacacgaAGCACTGCAACACCAGCAACGAGACCAACAACATCCTCAGCACGCCTGAAATCAAAGCCAGGCGCTTCGACGTGTCCGGCAAGGACAAACCAGTCGTCAAACAGGACAAACCGATCAAGGACACGAAAGAGAAGCAGCAAACGGCGGGCAGCAAGGCGACGAGCGGCTCCGTGATGCTCCCGCCGGCGGCGAACCGACAACACTGCACGCAGGTGCGGACGCGGAGGCTGATGAAGGAGCTCCAGGAGATTCGTCGGCTCGGCGACAGCTTCATCACGGTGGAGCTGGCGGACGATAACCTCTTTGACTGGAATGTCAAGCTGCACCAGGTGGACAAGGACTCTGCGCTGTGGCAGGACATGAAGGAGACCAACACCGAGTTCATATTGCTGAATGTCACCTTCCCCGACAATTTCCCCTTCTCTCCTCCGTTCATGCGCGTCCTCACGCCGCGGCTGGAGAACGGATACGTGCTGGACGGAGGCGCGATCTGCATGGAGTTATTAACGCCCCGCGGCTGGTCGAGCGCGTACACCGTCGAGGCCGTGATGAGGCAGTTTGCTGCCAGTCTGGTGAAAGGACAG GGTCGCATCTGCAGGAAAGCAGGCAAGTCTAAGAAAGCCTTTAGTCGCAAGGAAGCTGAAGCAACCTTCAAGAGTCTTGTCAAGACCCATGAGAAGTATGGCTGGGTCTCTCCTCCCGTGTCCGACGGCTGA
- the med10 gene encoding mediator of RNA polymerase II transcription subunit 10 (The RefSeq protein has 1 substitution compared to this genomic sequence), with translation MAEKFDNLEEHLEKFVENIRQLGIIVSDFQPSSQTGLNQKLNFVITGLQDIEKCRQQLHDINVPLEVFEYIDQGRNPQLYTKECLERALAKNEQVKGKIDTLTKFKSLLISELGKVFPEEMAKYKAIHGDDPPS, from the exons ATGGCGGAGAAGTTTGATAACCTCGAGGAGCACCTCGAAAAATTCGTCGAAAACATACGACAGCTCGGAATTATCGTCAGCGACTTCCAGCCCAGCAGTCAAACAGGACTCAACCAGAAACT gaACTTTATGATCACAGGACTTCAGGATATTGAGAAATGTCGACAGCAGCTTCATGATATCAACGTACCTTTGGAAGTGTTCGA GTATATTGATCAGGGTCGTAACCCACAGCTCTACACCAAGGAGTGCTTGGAAAGAGCACTGGCTAAAAATGAACAAGTCAAAGGAAAGATTGACACCTTGACT AAATTTAAAAGCCTCCTCATTTCTGAGCTGGGAAAGGTTTTTCCTGAAGAAATGGCTAAATATAAGGCCATTCACGGTGATGACCCTCCTTCATGA